The Lagopus muta isolate bLagMut1 chromosome 4, bLagMut1 primary, whole genome shotgun sequence genome has a window encoding:
- the SPRY1 gene encoding protein sprouty homolog 1, with the protein MEPQSQHGSGGSLVVIQQPSLDSRQRLEYERESQPTAILSLDQIKAIRGSNDYTEGPSVVKKSGPRTAPRQEKHERTHEIIPINVNNNYEHRPSHVGHVAHQHNARVPVLSRSTSTGSAASSGSNSSASSEQGLLGRSPPSWPGHRSERTIQTQPKQSSLIVDDLKGPLKEDLTQHKFICEQCGKCKCGECTAPRALPSCLACNRQCLCSAESMVEYGTCMCLVKGIFYHCSNDDEGDSYADNPCSCSQSHCCSRYLCMGAMSLFLPCLLCYPPAKGCLKLCRGCYDRVNRPGCRCKNSNTVYCKLESCPSRGQGKPS; encoded by the coding sequence ATGGAGCCCCAAAGCCAGCACGGCAGTGGTGGTTCGCTGGTGGTGATTCAGCAGCCCTCTCTGGACAGCCGGCAGCGGCTGGAGTACGAGCGGGAGAGCCAGCCTACAGCTATCTTGTCGCTGGACCAGATCAAGGCGATCCGCGGCAGCAATGATTACACTGAGGGTCCATCTGTGGTGAAAAAATCCGGTCCGCGGACAGCACCGAGGCAAGAGAAGCACGAAAGGACTCATGAGATCATACCGATTAATGTGAATAACAATTATGAACACAGACCCAGCCACGTGGGGCACGTGGCACATCAGCATAATGCGAGGGTCCCTGTTTTGAGCAGATCAACCAGCACGGGGAGCGCGGCCAGCTCTGGGAGCAACAGCAGTGCTTCTTCGGAGCAAGGACTGCTGGGACGGTCACCTCCATCGTGGCCGGGCCACAGGTCCGAGCGGACAATCCAGACGCAACCCAAGCAGTCGTCGCTGATTGTAGATGACCTGAAGGGTCCTTTGAAAGAGGACTTGACGCAGCACAAGTTTATCTGCGAACAGTGTGGGAAGTGCAAGTGTGGTGAGTGCACAGCCCCCAGGGCCTTGCCTTCTTGCTTGGCCTGCAACCGGCAGTGCTTGTGCTCGGCGGAGAGCATGGTGGAGTATGGCACCTGCATGTGTTTGGTCAAAGGGATCTTCTACCACTGTTCTAACGACGATGAAGGGGACTCATACGCGGATAATCCCTGCTCTTGCTCCCAGTCACATTGCTGTTCTAGGTACCTGTGCATGGGAGCCATGTCCTTGTTTTTGCCTTGCTTGCTCTGTTACCCTCCTGCAAAAGGATGCCTAAAACTGTGTCGAGGGTGTTACGACCGCGTCAATCGTCCGGGCTGCCGATGCAAGAACTCCAACACTGTCTATTGTAAACTGGAGAGTTGCCCCTCCCGGGGTCAGGGCAAGCCGTCATGA